The following is a genomic window from Chania multitudinisentens RB-25.
AGCGATTCTCGACCTGCTGAGTTTTTTCTGGATTAACCTGAGTGCATCCATCATTTGCGCTTTATGCGCGCTTCTGGTCGCATTCATCTTACCCGATGATGCTCCTCTTAAAAAAGTAACGGGGGCTATTGCTGTGCCGGGGGAAAACCACGAATCGCACACGGGAAGGGGCGGTGTGGTGAGTGGTTTGTTGCTGATTCTGGGGCTTTTATTGATGAGCAGGATGGTGACACAAACCCCATTCTCGCTTTATGTCACCCGCCTCCTTGATGCCCACAACTGGTTAACTGGGTTGGCATATGGCTTACAGGCTACAGGTGTAATCGTTTCTGCCACTCTCTGGGCACGGTGGTTCGAATCCCACAGCATGAAAGGTACGCTTAACCGCATGCTCGGTGTGATCGCCGGATGTTTTCTTCTGACGTTATTACTGGCGTCGGTACGTGAAACCGGAATGTTTATCGGGCTCTATTTTTTATGGGGCATATTACTGGGTGCGACAACGCCCGTACTCACCGCGCTAATATCCCGCATGTCTGGCGAAGGGAGACAAAGCTATATTCTGGGGCTGATACAAAGCGTAAGCCAATTCGCCTCTATTATTGGCATCGCATTGGGTGGCGTAGTGCTGCTTTGGCCTGGCTTGCCTGCATTGTTTATTTCCGTCGCGGTAATGTACCTCATCACCTTTGTTGTCACGTGGAAGGTAGGTCATTCATCAACGGAATCAAGTAAATCTATAAGGTACGGGTAATGAAGCTAAGATTTTTATTTTTCGCAATGCTGTTAATGGCTACGGCGGTACCGGCTGCGCAGATTAGCACAACGGTAACGGATCTTTTAGGAAGGAATGTGGTGGTAAAGCTCCCGGTACAACGAGTCATTCTGGGCGAAGGCCGGCAGCTGTACCTTGTCGCGATGCTTGATAGAGAAAACCCCGCTCAGCATCTGGTGGCATGGCGGCGTGATCTAATTCAGTCAGATCCTGCTACTTGGCAGCAGTATCGTGAGCGTTTCCCTCAATTAGAGAAAATACCGACGTTTGGCGGTAGCGAACAGGGGACATTTGATATTGA
Proteins encoded in this region:
- a CDS encoding MFS transporter encodes the protein MRVTGSVMFIVQFLFIVQLLSMGAMEMSGPFWPLHLANMTSSELLSIAGTGVYIAPMLGIMLTSTFWGRIGDRTGNKTMMLRALAGLSLTQLGLAFANDIWLVLLLRFIQGTCAGYIAPAQAYGIAMVPPSQRTRLFAWLQVSTNAGSLAGAVAGGAILDLLSFFWINLSASIICALCALLVAFILPDDAPLKKVTGAIAVPGENHESHTGRGGVVSGLLLILGLLLMSRMVTQTPFSLYVTRLLDAHNWLTGLAYGLQATGVIVSATLWARWFESHSMKGTLNRMLGVIAGCFLLTLLLASVRETGMFIGLYFLWGILLGATTPVLTALISRMSGEGRQSYILGLIQSVSQFASIIGIALGGVVLLWPGLPALFISVAVMYLITFVVTWKVGHSSTESSKSIRYG